ACTTTAATAAGAGCTTCTTTAAAGATCGAAACCTCTTTAGTAGATAACTGATTTAAACAATCATGATCTTCTTCAGTTAAACATTTATCTTCAAAAAAATCATCTTGGCTAGATATGCTGTTTTTAGGATTTTTATTAAAAGAAATATTCTCTTTTAACTCCCAAAATTTTCTTGGTTTTGTCCTTTTACTTTTTGATAAATCAACGCCTATTCTCTTACAAAATTCTCCATACCTTTTTTCCATCTCTAAATCTGGTGTACAGTCTTTTTTGAAGATTTTTGAAATTCTTTTGGTCGTTACTCCACCATCTCCGCGCACATCAGGATTATACAGTTCAGGGAAATGCTCCCTAATAGAGTTAGGCTTACCATTACGATAATAACCTACAAACCTTGATGGAGAGAAAAAATCTAATCCATCAATTTTTATTACCACAAAATTTTCACCACTTTTAATTGCTTTCTTCGCTCGATCATTTTCTTTTAAATCTGATAATGATCTAAATAAAGATTCAATATTCTTAATCAATTGCTCTTCTTTTTCTATCAATTCTAAAGACACAATAAAGATTTCCTTAATGTTTAGGCCTACATGTTTACTTAAGAGAGAATTAGTGTATGTATTCGCTCTCACCTGTTTTTTTAATCATTCAATGTAAAATCAATAGAATGTAAGATCAATAGTCAGCGTATGGCCATACTCTGTCACAGGCACACCATTTTTAACGCTTGGCTGGTATCTTGCACGAGCCAAGAAATCCATCGCACTAACAATAAACTCTGGTCCCCCTATATGTGAAACAATTTTACAATTTTCAGTTTTCCCAGAAGGTAAAATATCACAAGAAGCCACAACCTTACCCTCACGGTTATTATCTTCTGCATTTAGAGGATATTCTGGATCAGCACCATTGATTGGCACAGCACCTGCGGCGCGATCATTTAATTTTTTAGTAGGTGGTGAACCTTTTGTAGGTTAGTAGCCTCTTTCTTGCATGAAACAAACTTTAAATAGCGCCAGCGTGAGAATTCTTTATCCACTGCTCCTGATATAAAGGCACAAGTGTTTTTGTACTCGCCCTCATCTTGATTTATCCATTTTGTTGTTATCTTGATTTTACCCCAGGGCAATTGCCTTCCCTTAAAAGGCTTTGTACTCTCTACTATGGGAGAATAAGAAATATTTACGAGTTTCCATCCAACGCCAAGATTTATATTCCTATTAACAAAAGAAGATTTCTTTAATTTTTTACTAAAGTTATCAAACAAACTTGAATAAATAGAATTCTCTGACATTTCGTCAGGTGAAACTTCCTGCACGTATGCATGTACGTAAAACGGCGTAAAAAGCTCTAAGCTTTGCTAATAAATAAAAATATACTTTAAATTTTTTCATTTTATTTCCGATTTATTTTTGCAAATTGATTTTAAGCTATCAGCTGGTAATTGCTTTAAGGCATCCTGAAGTTTTTTCTTCATTATTGTTGGCGCATCAGAAGCATTAATATGCGTCTCAATCAGCATTTGAATCTGTGAAACATCAAATTTAATAGAAATCACATTTAATTCAGCGCTTAATCCACCATCTTCTGAAAGATAATCAATGCCTTTTGGAGTAAGCTCGGCATAGCCACCAAATAGAAACTTTCCATCATTGGCTCTGTGCATCTCTACCTCAATGAGAGAATTTTCTTTTAAATAATACAGATTAGCGCAAATGGTATCCCCATCCATATCCAAAGCTTCAAATAATTTACTTCCGTATAGAGGCTGATACTGATAGCGATGTAAAAAATTTAAGATTTCCATCCATTTATTACGAGATATAACAGGATTTATTGCTTCATCTTTTAACATTTTAAAATCCCTACAATGAAATTCACTTTAAAACCCAAACATATGATCTAGGGAGAAGCGATCTTTTTCTCCTTGGATGCCGTGGTAACCAAAGAGGCGGACGGTTTTATCTCTGATAATAATATATCCCGCCTCCCCTGCTGTTTTTAGCTTTTCGCCAAAGATTTTATCCGGACAGATCAAGAAAGAGCCATTCGGATTTAGGCTAATTTCTTTCTCAGCGATTTCCTTGCCTGTTTCATCATATAGGAGCAGGCTCGTTTCAGATTTGAAGTTCCCTTTTCCTGAGCAGGGATAGATAAGCCAGCAAAAGCTTCTCAGATTTTCTTTTGCCGTTTCAAAGCCGAGTTTCAAGAAAATCCGTGTGCTTAGCCCGGGAGCTGGCCCTGCGTAAGATTGTGGTTCATTCCGCCAGACCATTTGCGTATTATAAACATGGCCGCCAAAGCTCGTTTCCGCCATATGTCCTGTTTTTTTATGCTTAAAGCGGATCGTTGCATGGAGCCACCCATCAGGCTCACCACCTTCTTTTAAATCATAAAATAGATCGCCGTGCCCTGCTTTTTGTGCCCATTCATGTAAAGGAAAAGCATCCTCAAAATCCCTTGGAAGATTACCTAGGAAATGCTTAGAACTTTCTTGCCCTTCATGATCGAACAAAGCCACGCTTAAAGGTAAGGATTTTACCTTTTCAGACATAGCGCTGGGCTGTAACCAGGTTTCATATTCTTCGGGATCTAAAATCGGGAATGGCAGGATAAAGCCTCTACCCACTTCTTTCGGCGGTTCGCCAATATTTTTTTCCGGGATTAAATCGTGACGCTCAACATTTAAATGCGCAATGCGTGTTTTCTCACCTTTAATGATTTCATAGCGTGGGCGAACAACATAATGCCCACCCTTCATTTCAAATTGTGCCGGCCATTTTACCTCTGGGAACAATTCACCAATATCCAAAGCCTTTGTCGCGTAGGGTTCAAGCTCCCCAATGAATTTCATCGCCTCACGATGTCCTATCGGACAAAAGCCAATCCCGCCTTTTAGGATTTTGATTGCATGGCTGTTCTGTATCCAGACAATCAGCTTTTCATCTTTATCGGGCGCAGGCAATGAGGCAAAATAATTTGAAGGCCAGCTATTGGCATCATGCGTCACCGATAAAGAAGGGTTTTTTCCCTTTCCCCACACATCCAGCGCATATTTGAGCACATCATGCCCAGCGGCACCTTGAACATGGATAAAAAGCTGTCCTGTAAAATTTGGAAGATTAAAATGCTCTTTAATTTCCCGACTATCTATCACAACACCTGCATTCGGTGCTTCTGGCGTTTCAATCCAGTCTTTTAAGATCGTCCCATCCTCTGCAAACAGACGACACCAATAGGCAATTTCCTGTCCGCCATAGCCAGGCCAATAATTGGCTGTCGTTAATCTGGTATGAAATTTGCCATCTTCTCGAAAAAAGGCAAAATTTGTCACAAAATTGCATTTATCAAGATAAGGACGGCCTGCTCTTAAAAATTCTTGTGGCAGGCGTGCCTGACCGAGATCATAAATTTCCCAGCCCTTTAGAAAATTTCCGAGACGGGCTTTAACCTTCTCTTTATCAAAATCCAACACCAACAAAGGACGCTTTACTTGCTGATTGATTTCGAAAAGGGGAAGTAACTGACCACCCTGTCCATCCTCTTTGCCAATTTCCGCAATCTCCTGCGTAAAGATTTTTGCTGGTGAAAAATTTGGATAGATTGCTTTTAAATCCGAAAAATAGCCATGCGGATCAAAAAGGTAGAAAATTTGATCTTTAAAGAACGCCTCAAGCTCAAATAAAGCAGACGTTGCAAGCGGATGGGTCAGCGCCTTATAGAGAATATTACCGCCTTTAGGGCCAAAAGTCTGAAGGTGAAGCATTTTTTTATTTCCTAAAATCTATTTCATGCTTTCCATCAGTCTTTGAGAGACTTTTAAAGGCGAAACCGTTTTTTAACTTCTCTAACCGCTTTCTCTCCTGCATCAAGCGGCTGAAATATATTCGGCTTCATATCGGACGTGAAAGCTTGCGCCCGCCCTGTACTAAACAGCAATTTATGAAATTTTTCCAGTTTTTTGCTCTGTCCTTTGAGGGGAAAAACGCCTAAAGCCGCTGTCGTTGCCGCTGCCTCGGAAAGCATCGAAACGCTGTCCCCCGTCACGCATAAAATATCTGCACAAGCCAGAACGCCTTTATAGGGATTTTCTGTTTTTCCTTCCCAAAATGACACCGGTAAATTTTGTAACTGCGCCTTTAAAATTTCTAAGATTTTTTCATCCGTTCGCCGTG
The sequence above is drawn from the Acetobacteraceae bacterium genome and encodes:
- a CDS encoding colanic acid biosynthesis glycosyltransferase WcaL, whose product is MSENSIYSSLFDNFSKKLKKSSFVNRNINLGVGWKLVNISYSPIVESTKPFKGRQLPWGKIKITTKWINQDEGEYKNTCAFISGAVDKEFSRWRYLKFVSCKKEATNLQKVHHLLKN
- a CDS encoding energy transducer TonB, whose product is MPINGADPEYPLNAEDNNREGKVVASCDILPSGKTENCKIVSHIGGPEFIVSAMDFLARARYQPSVKNGVPVTEYGHTLTIDLTFY